One window from the genome of Candidatus Acidiferrales bacterium encodes:
- a CDS encoding sulfite exporter TauE/SafE family protein: MSWEIIAAGFFVGTMIGLTGMGGGSLITPIMIFIFRVQPVFAVGTDLVLSALTKIAGAITHVRLKNVNFKITGTLLSGSLPGAIVGFIFLRLISYFHPFSIDSFITHSLGAILIVVSVGLFYPPIWKLADKFKSSPDVRRRVFGIRAVSFGIGFAVSITSVGSGSIFVPFLLATYAIPVSQVVGIDVFHGAILTAVAGAGHLANGTVNFNLLLNLLIGSVPGAILGSRLSVSFPKRATEIILGSMLVVSGIKLL, encoded by the coding sequence ATGTCCTGGGAAATTATTGCAGCGGGATTTTTTGTCGGAACGATGATTGGCCTTACCGGAATGGGAGGCGGAAGCCTTATCACACCGATAATGATTTTCATATTCAGAGTGCAACCCGTCTTCGCGGTCGGAACCGATCTTGTCCTGAGTGCCTTGACAAAAATCGCTGGAGCCATTACCCACGTCCGTTTGAAAAATGTTAACTTCAAAATAACGGGCACACTGTTATCCGGCAGTTTGCCCGGCGCAATCGTTGGATTCATTTTCCTCAGGCTTATTTCATATTTCCATCCTTTCTCGATTGACTCATTCATTACGCATTCTCTTGGTGCTATTCTCATCGTCGTTTCCGTCGGGTTGTTTTACCCGCCGATTTGGAAGCTTGCAGATAAATTCAAATCTTCGCCCGACGTCCGAAGGAGAGTCTTCGGAATAAGAGCCGTCAGTTTTGGGATCGGTTTTGCAGTTTCTATAACATCTGTGGGGAGCGGAAGCATCTTTGTTCCGTTCCTGCTTGCAACTTATGCGATCCCGGTTTCACAGGTCGTCGGAATTGACGTGTTCCATGGTGCGATCCTCACTGCAGTCGCCGGCGCAGGACACCTTGCGAATGGGACTGTCAATTTTAATCTGCTCCTTAATCTGTTGATTGGCTCGGTTCCCGGAGCAATTCTCGGAAGCAGGTTAAGCGTCTCGTTCCCGAAGAGAGCGACTGAAATAATCCTCGGCTCAATGTTAGTGGTGTCGGGAATAAAACTTTTGTAA
- the epsC gene encoding serine O-acetyltransferase EpsC: MKTIQSDGELLTLAETLFQKHEPHGLTLPIKAETRRFADEIIECLFPTLSEQVYFSPEEIQAKLVLLQRNAKAILHSLPHKPGDSVDEIVGAFFSRLPEIHNKLWLDAEAIYRGDPAAESVEEVVLAYPGLLAIAIYRIAHEFYLLDVPIFPRLLTEYAHQLTGIDIHPGARVGTPFFIDHGTGIVVGETTVIGDNVKIYQGVTLGALSVDKSLANTKRHPTIENNVIIYAQAVILGGDTTIGHDSVVGGNSWLTRSVPPFSFVYTETKVNVRTPNETNGGIDFVI; encoded by the coding sequence ATGAAAACAATTCAATCGGACGGAGAATTACTGACGCTGGCGGAAACGCTGTTTCAAAAGCATGAGCCGCATGGATTAACTTTGCCAATCAAGGCGGAGACCCGTCGGTTCGCGGATGAAATTATTGAGTGTCTATTCCCAACTCTCTCTGAACAAGTTTACTTTTCGCCCGAAGAAATACAGGCGAAATTAGTTTTGCTTCAGCGCAATGCCAAAGCGATTTTGCATTCGCTGCCGCACAAACCGGGTGATTCAGTTGATGAGATTGTCGGTGCGTTTTTCTCACGGCTTCCGGAAATTCATAACAAGCTCTGGCTCGACGCTGAGGCGATTTATCGCGGCGATCCCGCAGCAGAGAGCGTTGAAGAAGTGGTCCTCGCATATCCGGGATTGCTTGCGATCGCCATTTACCGTATCGCCCATGAATTCTACCTGCTTGACGTGCCTATTTTCCCACGCTTGCTGACCGAATATGCTCACCAGCTTACCGGAATCGATATCCATCCTGGGGCGCGAGTCGGCACTCCATTTTTTATCGATCATGGTACGGGAATCGTTGTAGGTGAGACAACGGTCATCGGCGACAATGTGAAAATTTATCAGGGCGTTACTCTCGGCGCGTTGAGTGTGGACAAATCGCTTGCAAATACAAAGCGCCATCCGACAATTGAAAACAATGTGATAATTTACGCCCAAGCTGTAATACTCGGCGGCGACACAACAATCGGACATGACAGCGTCGTCGGAGGCAATTCGTGGCTGACTCGCAGTGTACCGCCGTTTTCGTTTGTGTACACCGAGACGAAGGTAAATGTGCGGACTCCGAACGAGACGAATGGAGGTATCGACTTTGTCATATAA
- the sat gene encoding sulfate adenylyltransferase, translated as MPKHEGFTIWFTGLSGVGKSTIAAGLVKKLEERGEAKIEVLDGDVVRTHLSKGLGFSKEDRDINILRIGFVCELLSRNGAIAIAAAISPYREIRDHVRSQIKDFIEVFVSAPMETLVQRDVKGLYKKAIAGEIKNFTGVSDPYEQPLAPEVILETDKETIDISVNKLLRALELLGLLPVGDTNLSEQEEEKVIEQLQRTGRLHETVATSRFEDTNGNEDYSTIAPHGGTLVNRFLPENKRNEVIDRIEKYPSVTLSARQWSDIELIASGAYSPLTGFIGEGNYRNIIENGRLTNGLAWTIPILLLVEDEEADRLKVSDQVVLRDNDGKNIAILQLSEIFKVNKEELARMVWQTTDTKHPGVKNLFDEGDTALAGSIDVVRLEAHRDFPEYRLTPTETRHYFRERGWKSVVAFQTRNPIHRAHEYLQKVALEMVDGLLLHPLVGETKGDDIPAGVRMECYKTLLGNYYPQDRVLLSVMPAAMRYAGPREAIHHAIIRQNYGCTHFIVGRDHAGVGNYYGTYDAQKIFDRYSKDELGITPLKFEHTFYCNKCEGMASEKTCPHGADERIILSGTKVRERLSSTQDLPREFSRPEVVDILREHYSKSNRKVSGCC; from the coding sequence ATGCCCAAGCACGAAGGATTCACGATATGGTTTACCGGTCTTTCCGGAGTTGGAAAATCAACGATAGCTGCCGGGCTCGTCAAGAAATTGGAAGAGCGGGGAGAAGCGAAGATTGAAGTTCTAGATGGTGATGTCGTCCGCACTCATCTGAGCAAAGGTCTAGGATTTAGTAAGGAAGACCGCGATATAAATATTTTGCGGATCGGATTTGTCTGCGAGCTTCTGTCCCGTAACGGAGCCATTGCAATCGCTGCGGCCATATCTCCATATAGGGAGATCAGGGATCATGTCCGTTCTCAGATAAAGGACTTCATCGAAGTTTTTGTCTCAGCGCCGATGGAGACTCTTGTCCAGCGTGATGTCAAGGGGCTCTATAAGAAAGCGATCGCCGGCGAAATAAAAAATTTTACAGGTGTCTCGGATCCTTACGAGCAGCCGCTTGCGCCTGAAGTTATTCTTGAGACTGACAAAGAAACAATTGACATCAGTGTGAATAAGCTTCTCCGCGCGCTTGAGCTCCTCGGTCTGCTGCCGGTCGGAGACACAAATCTCTCGGAACAAGAGGAAGAGAAGGTGATCGAACAATTGCAGAGGACCGGACGGCTTCATGAAACAGTTGCGACTTCACGTTTTGAGGATACGAATGGGAACGAAGATTATTCGACAATTGCTCCTCACGGCGGTACGCTGGTTAACCGGTTCCTCCCGGAAAATAAAAGGAATGAAGTCATCGACCGGATTGAAAAATATCCTTCAGTCACTCTCAGCGCACGTCAATGGTCGGACATCGAGCTAATTGCAAGCGGGGCATATTCTCCGTTGACCGGCTTTATTGGTGAAGGCAACTATAGAAACATCATAGAAAACGGTCGACTGACAAACGGCCTCGCATGGACTATCCCAATTCTCCTTCTTGTCGAAGATGAAGAAGCCGACCGTTTAAAGGTCTCCGATCAGGTGGTTCTTCGAGACAATGACGGAAAAAATATCGCGATCCTTCAGCTCAGTGAAATTTTCAAAGTGAATAAAGAAGAGCTCGCGCGGATGGTCTGGCAGACGACCGATACGAAACATCCAGGTGTAAAAAATCTGTTTGATGAAGGAGATACGGCCCTCGCCGGATCGATCGACGTTGTCAGATTAGAGGCACATCGTGATTTCCCCGAATATCGCCTCACGCCAACTGAAACCCGACATTACTTTAGGGAGCGAGGCTGGAAGAGCGTGGTTGCTTTTCAAACCCGCAATCCCATCCACCGTGCGCACGAATATTTACAGAAGGTTGCTCTTGAAATGGTCGACGGGCTTCTTCTCCATCCGCTCGTCGGCGAAACGAAAGGCGACGATATACCTGCGGGAGTTCGCATGGAATGCTATAAGACCCTGCTGGGAAATTATTATCCACAGGACCGTGTGCTTCTTTCAGTTATGCCGGCGGCAATGCGTTATGCCGGACCAAGAGAGGCAATTCATCACGCGATAATTCGACAGAATTATGGATGCACGCACTTCATTGTCGGCAGAGATCACGCAGGAGTCGGGAATTATTATGGTACATATGATGCGCAGAAGATATTCGACAGGTACTCAAAGGATGAACTAGGAATTACTCCTCTGAAATTTGAGCACACCTTCTATTGCAATAAGTGTGAAGGGATGGCATCTGAGAAAACGTGTCCGCATGGAGCCGACGAACGGATTATCCTCAGCGGCACAAAAGTACGTGAGCGGTTGAGTAGCACCCAGGATTTACCGAGGGAATTTTCGCGGCCAGAAGTAGTGGATATATTGAGAGAACACTATTCAAAAAGTAATCGCAAGGTTTCTGGCTGTTGCTGA
- the cysK gene encoding cysteine synthase A translates to MKVNSILETIGNTPHLKINRLFPSKVNVWIKLERANPGGSIKDRIALSMIDDAERRGILKKDSVIIEPTSGNTGIGLAMVAAVKGYKLILVMPESMSVERRRILTAYGATLELTPREKGMKGAIDRANELASKTQNAWIPQQFENPSNIEAHERTTAQEIISDFPDGIDYLITGVGTGGHITGCANVLKKKFPKLKVFAVEPALSPVISGGSPSPHPLQGIGAGFIPKNLNVKILDGVVLVTKEESFEFTVRAAKEEGIFVGISTGAALAAVAKKLPEIPEGSTVLTFDYDTGERYLSVEGLFG, encoded by the coding sequence ATGAAAGTTAATTCTATACTCGAAACGATAGGCAACACGCCTCATTTGAAAATCAACAGGTTATTTCCTTCCAAGGTGAACGTCTGGATAAAACTCGAGCGAGCAAATCCGGGCGGGAGCATAAAAGACCGCATTGCACTTTCCATGATCGATGATGCGGAACGCCGCGGGATCTTAAAAAAGGATAGTGTGATCATCGAACCCACATCCGGCAATACGGGGATCGGACTCGCGATGGTGGCTGCGGTTAAGGGGTATAAACTTATTCTCGTTATGCCGGAATCGATGTCTGTTGAACGAAGACGAATTCTGACTGCATATGGAGCGACTCTCGAACTGACTCCGCGCGAAAAAGGCATGAAGGGTGCAATTGACAGAGCAAACGAGCTTGCCTCCAAAACGCAAAATGCCTGGATACCGCAGCAGTTTGAGAATCCCTCCAACATCGAAGCGCATGAGCGGACGACTGCTCAGGAAATTATCAGTGATTTTCCAGACGGCATAGATTATCTGATCACCGGTGTGGGAACCGGAGGACATATCACCGGCTGCGCAAACGTCTTGAAGAAAAAGTTTCCGAAGCTCAAAGTTTTTGCAGTTGAACCGGCATTGTCTCCCGTTATCAGCGGAGGCTCACCGAGCCCGCATCCCCTTCAGGGAATCGGCGCGGGTTTTATTCCAAAAAACCTGAACGTGAAGATCCTTGATGGAGTTGTGCTGGTGACCAAAGAAGAGTCGTTCGAATTCACCGTGCGGGCTGCAAAGGAAGAAGGAATTTTTGTAGGTATCTCTACCGGTGCGGCACTCGCTGCTGTCGCCAAGAAACTTCCGGAAATCCCAGAAGGTAGTACAGTTCTGACTTTCGACTACGATACCGGCGAACGCTATCTGTCGGTTGAAGGATTGTTCGGGTGA